One segment of Nostoc piscinale CENA21 DNA contains the following:
- a CDS encoding Tic20 family protein — protein sequence MAWRGSTNFSDRIFACLPYLLPLIEVLSFGFVLLQQFPALTVVFGPVLILWSLYRRVRFAGLIIFFALWLLVVRNENISHFIRFNTMQAILLDIIIFLCGILTDIVGLIPNGGFALQTLYSTIFLGIVAAVGYSVIQSLLGRYAEIPAISDAVYMQVR from the coding sequence ATGGCCTGGCGTGGTTCGACAAACTTTTCTGATCGCATTTTTGCTTGTTTACCTTATTTACTACCTTTGATTGAGGTACTAAGTTTTGGGTTTGTTTTATTACAACAGTTCCCTGCGCTGACCGTTGTGTTTGGGCCTGTATTAATTTTATGGTCATTATATAGGCGTGTAAGATTTGCTGGATTAATTATTTTCTTTGCTTTATGGCTGTTAGTAGTCAGAAACGAAAATATCTCTCACTTCATTCGTTTCAACACCATGCAAGCAATTCTTTTAGACATTATTATCTTTTTGTGTGGCATTCTTACTGATATTGTGGGGCTAATTCCTAATGGTGGCTTTGCCTTGCAGACTCTATACAGCACTATTTTTCTGGGCATAGTAGCAGCAGTAGGATATTCAGTTATCCAGTCGCTTTTGGGACGTTACGCAGAAATTCCCGCAATTTCCGATGCTGTTTATATGCAGGTGCGGTAG
- a CDS encoding fumarylacetoacetate hydrolase family protein — MAQRYVRVQNLEGKIYYGLLQLSLNVQVLDAPPWLQGQPTDLVLAPDSYQILSPCAPSKIIAVGKNYADHAAEMGTPVPSEPLIFLKPPTSIIATDANIKYPIQSHRVDYEGELALVIGDRACDCTPEEAQTKIWGYTIANDVTARDLQQKDGQWTRAKGFDTFCPLGPWIVRELNPGARLQTFINDEPNPVQSAGIDQMVFPPDVLVSYISKVMTLMPGDVVLTGTPLGIGPLHIGDRIRIEIEGIGRLENTIVAR, encoded by the coding sequence ATGGCACAGCGTTATGTGCGAGTTCAAAATCTAGAAGGCAAAATTTATTATGGGTTGCTCCAACTATCTCTGAATGTGCAGGTGTTGGACGCGCCGCCTTGGTTACAAGGACAACCAACAGATTTAGTTTTAGCGCCCGATAGTTACCAAATTCTGTCGCCTTGCGCTCCCTCAAAAATAATAGCGGTTGGTAAGAATTATGCAGACCACGCAGCCGAGATGGGAACACCTGTGCCGAGTGAGCCATTGATTTTCCTCAAACCGCCAACATCAATTATTGCGACTGATGCTAACATCAAATATCCCATTCAGTCTCACAGAGTTGATTATGAAGGTGAATTAGCCCTGGTAATCGGCGATCGCGCTTGTGACTGCACCCCAGAAGAAGCCCAAACTAAAATTTGGGGTTATACAATCGCCAATGATGTGACAGCGCGAGATTTACAACAAAAAGATGGTCAATGGACTAGAGCCAAGGGGTTTGATACCTTCTGTCCCCTCGGCCCTTGGATTGTCCGAGAATTAAATCCAGGTGCGAGATTGCAGACTTTCATCAATGATGAGCCAAATCCCGTGCAATCTGCGGGGATTGATCAGATGGTTTTTCCTCCTGATGTTTTGGTATCTTACATCAGTAAAGTGATGACCCTGATGCCAGGGGATGTGGTATTGACAGGTACACCATTAGGTATTGGCCCCTTGCATATAGGCGATCGCATCCGGATCGAAATTGAAGGCATTGGTCGTCTAGAAAACACCATCGTAGCCAGGTAA
- a CDS encoding MlaE family lipid ABC transporter permease subunit, which yields MSQITSNSSLAAWGQRLLAAVFLSGQVIVHLLRGKIHWRNTLEQMAAVGPDSLFIALLTAIFVGAVFTIQVAREFINFGAGNLVGGVLAVALTRELSPVLTAVVLAGRVGSAFAAEIGTMRVTEQIDALLILKTDPIDYLVIPRMIACCLMLPVLTLLSLITGMFGGLIIATHIYGLADTVFLDSARNLIDTWDICSALVKAVCFGLLIAVVGCSWGMTTTGGAKGVGQSTTTAVVTALLLIFISNFFLSWLMFQGAGSAFVKGF from the coding sequence TTGAGCCAGATTACATCTAATTCCAGTTTAGCAGCGTGGGGACAGCGATTGTTGGCAGCGGTCTTTCTGAGTGGACAAGTAATAGTTCACCTGCTGCGTGGCAAGATTCATTGGCGTAACACTTTAGAGCAAATGGCAGCCGTAGGGCCAGACTCTTTATTTATTGCTTTGTTAACCGCAATCTTTGTGGGTGCTGTGTTTACTATTCAGGTAGCGCGAGAGTTTATTAACTTTGGTGCGGGTAATCTTGTGGGTGGTGTATTAGCAGTAGCTTTAACCAGAGAACTTTCACCAGTACTCACAGCAGTAGTTTTAGCCGGACGGGTGGGTTCTGCCTTTGCCGCAGAAATCGGCACTATGCGGGTAACAGAACAAATTGATGCACTGCTGATATTAAAAACAGACCCCATCGATTATTTAGTGATTCCGCGAATGATTGCTTGCTGCTTAATGCTGCCAGTTTTAACATTGTTGTCTTTAATCACCGGGATGTTTGGTGGCTTGATCATTGCTACTCATATATACGGACTGGCTGATACAGTATTTCTAGACTCTGCTCGCAACCTAATAGACACTTGGGATATATGTAGTGCCTTGGTGAAAGCTGTATGTTTCGGCTTATTAATCGCGGTTGTTGGGTGCAGTTGGGGTATGACAACCACAGGGGGCGCTAAAGGCGTAGGACAATCAACCACAACCGCTGTAGTCACGGCTTTGCTGCTGATATTTATTAGCAACTTCTTTTTGTCGTGGTTGATGTTTCAAGGTGCGGGTAGTGCTTTTGTTAAAGGGTTTTAA
- the rpsF gene encoding 30S ribosomal protein S6: MSTVYETMYILRPDLNDEQVDQAIAKYQTLIQEQGAENIEIQNRGKRRLAYEIKKQRDGIYIQMNYTGTGTIVAPLERAMRLSEEVIRYLTIKQEVAAPAAEKVAVTA; the protein is encoded by the coding sequence ATGTCCACAGTTTACGAAACAATGTATATCCTGCGTCCTGATCTCAATGATGAGCAGGTAGATCAAGCGATCGCTAAATACCAAACCTTGATTCAAGAGCAAGGTGCCGAAAATATTGAAATTCAAAATCGGGGTAAGCGTCGTCTGGCTTACGAAATCAAAAAGCAACGGGATGGAATCTACATCCAAATGAACTACACCGGGACAGGAACCATTGTTGCTCCTTTAGAACGTGCGATGCGTTTGAGTGAAGAAGTAATTCGCTACTTGACCATTAAGCAAGAAGTTGCAGCACCAGCAGCAGAAAAAGTTGCCGTAACTGCCTAG
- a CDS encoding DedA family protein: MSLEFISLENIQEFAHQYGYWAIFLGILLENLGIPLPGETVTLVGGFLAGSDELSYWLVVGDAVAGAVIGGACGYWIGRLGGWPFLLQIGKIFRISEEKLLNIKEQFSQNAIKAVFFGRFFALLRIFAAPLAGIAEIPFPKFFLYNLAGATTWAAVMVTLAFFAGKVISLEQLVAWVSQFAIAALVILVAVIAIPLWLESRQVKRAAGE; the protein is encoded by the coding sequence ATGTCTCTTGAATTTATTTCACTAGAAAACATCCAGGAATTTGCTCACCAGTATGGTTACTGGGCAATTTTTTTGGGAATTTTACTAGAAAACTTGGGCATTCCTCTTCCTGGTGAAACCGTCACCCTTGTCGGTGGGTTTCTAGCTGGTAGTGATGAACTAAGTTACTGGTTAGTTGTGGGTGATGCAGTTGCAGGTGCTGTGATTGGGGGTGCTTGCGGCTATTGGATTGGGAGACTGGGAGGTTGGCCTTTCCTGTTGCAAATCGGGAAAATATTTAGGATTTCTGAAGAAAAATTACTAAATATTAAAGAGCAATTTAGTCAAAATGCTATTAAAGCTGTATTTTTTGGTAGGTTTTTCGCATTGTTGCGAATTTTTGCGGCTCCATTAGCTGGAATTGCAGAAATACCTTTTCCAAAATTCTTCTTATATAACCTAGCAGGAGCAACCACCTGGGCTGCTGTGATGGTGACATTAGCTTTTTTTGCAGGCAAAGTAATTTCTTTAGAACAATTAGTTGCTTGGGTAAGCCAATTTGCGATCGCAGCCTTAGTCATTTTAGTCGCTGTGATTGCTATCCCTTTATGGTTGGAATCCCGACAAGTTAAGCGTGCAGCAGGCGAATAA
- the aroH gene encoding chorismate mutase, whose translation MEWQMRAIRGATTVSENTIEAMREAVTELLDELEQRNKIQPQDMISVTFSVTRDLDAIFPAAIARTRSGWDNVAMLDVQQMYVEGSLQRCVRFLIHAYLPVSAPIHHIYLRHASNLRPDWSLPQTLHTSQPAIEILNS comes from the coding sequence GTGGAATGGCAAATGCGAGCAATTCGTGGAGCAACAACTGTTTCAGAAAATACAATTGAAGCCATGCGAGAAGCAGTGACAGAACTGCTAGATGAACTAGAACAACGCAATAAAATTCAACCACAGGACATGATTAGCGTGACTTTCTCGGTCACACGCGATTTAGATGCGATTTTTCCTGCCGCGATCGCCCGCACACGTTCTGGCTGGGATAATGTAGCAATGTTGGATGTACAGCAAATGTACGTTGAAGGTAGTTTACAACGTTGCGTCCGTTTCTTAATTCATGCTTATTTGCCAGTCTCTGCGCCAATTCACCACATTTATTTACGTCACGCTTCTAATTTACGTCCCGACTGGAGTTTACCTCAGACCTTACATACATCACAGCCAGCAATTGAGATCCTGAACTCCTAA
- a CDS encoding aspartate kinase, producing the protein MALIVQKFGGTSVGSVERIQAVAQRVSKTVKAGNSLVVVVSAMGKTTDGLVKLASEISQNPNRREMDMLLSTGEQVTIALLSMALQEIGQPAISMTGAQVGIVTEAEHTRARILHIETDRLLRHIKQGKVVVVAGFQGISSTGELEITTLGRGGSDTSAVALAAAIQADFCEIYTDVPGILTTDPRLVPEAQLMDAITCNEMLELASLGAKVLHPRSVEIARNYGVPLVVRSSWTDDPGTWVTSSKPQERSLINLEIARPVDAVEFDTNQARVALLRVPDKPGVAAKLFGEIARQNVDVDLIIQSIHEGNSNDIAFTVTTPILKRAEAVASAIAPALRNPANPKSDEAEVMIEQDVAKVSISGAGMIGRPGVAAKMFATLAAAEVNIQMISTSEVKVSCLVNATDCDRAVAALSNAFEIPAKGEVEETITREQEVVPCPPPPAPCPVSSPVRGVALDMNQARLAIRQVPDKAGMAAKLFGILAKHNISVDMIIQSQRCRIIDGVPKRDIAFTVPRMDGETAQKLLTQVAAELGWGEVVLDSAIAKVSIVGAGMVGQPGVAAKMFEALAQHQINIQMIATSEIKISCVVAQEQGVKALQVIHAAFDLAGSEKFVVPA; encoded by the coding sequence ATGGCGCTTATAGTTCAGAAATTCGGTGGTACATCTGTCGGTTCAGTCGAACGTATCCAAGCTGTTGCACAGCGTGTCTCTAAAACAGTTAAAGCCGGAAACTCTTTGGTTGTGGTGGTTTCCGCAATGGGGAAAACTACAGATGGACTTGTTAAACTAGCCAGCGAAATTTCTCAAAATCCTAACCGCCGGGAAATGGATATGTTGCTGTCTACTGGGGAACAAGTGACGATCGCTTTACTGAGTATGGCATTGCAAGAAATTGGACAACCAGCAATTTCCATGACTGGCGCACAAGTAGGAATTGTGACAGAAGCAGAACACACCCGCGCCCGGATTTTGCATATCGAAACAGACCGCTTATTACGGCATATTAAGCAAGGTAAAGTAGTTGTGGTAGCTGGCTTTCAAGGCATATCCAGCACCGGAGAGTTAGAAATTACTACCTTGGGACGTGGTGGTTCTGACACTTCAGCCGTGGCTTTAGCCGCAGCCATCCAAGCAGATTTTTGTGAAATTTATACAGACGTACCAGGGATTTTAACTACAGATCCCCGCTTAGTTCCCGAAGCCCAGTTGATGGATGCGATTACCTGTAATGAAATGCTAGAACTGGCAAGCTTAGGAGCGAAAGTATTACATCCACGTTCAGTAGAAATCGCTAGAAACTATGGTGTACCTTTAGTAGTGCGGTCTAGTTGGACAGATGACCCTGGTACTTGGGTAACATCATCTAAACCCCAAGAGCGATCGCTGATCAATCTAGAAATTGCCCGTCCTGTGGATGCGGTAGAGTTTGACACTAACCAAGCCAGAGTCGCTTTATTGCGTGTACCGGATAAACCAGGGGTAGCAGCTAAGTTATTTGGGGAAATTGCTCGGCAAAATGTCGATGTAGACTTAATTATTCAATCAATCCATGAAGGTAATAGCAATGATATTGCCTTTACAGTCACCACACCGATATTAAAACGGGCAGAAGCAGTAGCATCAGCGATCGCACCTGCACTGAGAAATCCAGCCAACCCCAAATCAGACGAAGCCGAAGTGATGATTGAGCAAGACGTTGCCAAAGTCAGCATTTCTGGCGCAGGTATGATTGGCCGTCCTGGGGTAGCGGCTAAAATGTTTGCCACCCTCGCAGCAGCAGAGGTAAACATTCAAATGATTTCTACCAGCGAAGTCAAAGTCAGCTGTTTAGTAAATGCAACAGACTGCGATCGCGCCGTGGCTGCACTCAGTAACGCCTTTGAAATCCCAGCCAAAGGCGAAGTAGAGGAGACAATCACTAGAGAGCAAGAGGTAGTTCCTTGCCCCCCACCTCCTGCTCCCTGCCCCGTTTCTTCCCCTGTACGCGGTGTTGCTTTAGATATGAACCAAGCGCGTTTGGCGATTCGTCAAGTGCCAGATAAAGCAGGGATGGCGGCGAAATTGTTTGGCATATTGGCAAAGCACAATATCAGCGTTGATATGATTATTCAATCGCAACGCTGTCGCATCATTGATGGTGTTCCCAAACGAGATATTGCTTTTACAGTTCCACGGATGGACGGGGAAACTGCTCAAAAACTGCTAACTCAAGTTGCAGCAGAATTAGGCTGGGGTGAAGTTGTGTTAGATAGTGCGATCGCTAAAGTTAGTATTGTCGGTGCAGGTATGGTAGGACAACCAGGTGTAGCGGCCAAAATGTTTGAAGCGTTGGCGCAACACCAAATCAATATTCAAATGATTGCTACCTCAGAAATTAAAATTAGTTGTGTTGTCGCCCAAGAACAAGGCGTGAAAGCTTTACAAGTGATTCATGCAGCCTTTGATCTCGCCGGTAGTGAGAAATTCGTAGTCCCAGCATAA
- the sppA gene encoding signal peptide peptidase SppA yields MVWPFKSKFRKQIARIEITGAIASATRKRVLEALKTVEEKKFPALLLRIDSPGGTVGDSQEIYSALKRLREKTKIVASFGNISASGGVYIGMGAEHIMANPGTITGSIGVILRGNNLERLLDKIGVSFKVIKSGPYKDILSFDRELTEPEQHILQELIDTSYQQFVQTVAEGRSLAVETVRSFADGRIFTGQQALELGIVDRLGTEEDARRWTAELVGLDPEKTPCFTLEEPKPLLSRILPGSRQVSSRLSAGADWLEFEMSTSGLPLWLYRP; encoded by the coding sequence ATGGTTTGGCCGTTTAAATCCAAGTTTCGTAAACAAATTGCGCGGATTGAAATTACAGGTGCGATCGCAAGTGCTACTCGCAAACGTGTATTAGAAGCCCTCAAGACCGTAGAAGAAAAGAAATTTCCGGCTTTGCTTTTACGCATCGATAGCCCTGGGGGAACAGTAGGCGACTCCCAAGAAATTTACAGCGCCCTGAAGCGACTGCGCGAAAAAACCAAAATTGTTGCTAGTTTTGGTAATATTTCTGCCTCCGGTGGAGTTTACATCGGTATGGGAGCCGAACACATTATGGCTAACCCCGGAACCATCACCGGTAGCATTGGTGTAATTCTGCGTGGTAATAACTTAGAACGCTTGCTCGACAAAATCGGTGTTTCTTTCAAAGTCATTAAGTCAGGGCCTTACAAAGACATTTTGTCGTTTGATCGGGAATTAACAGAACCAGAACAACACATTCTGCAAGAATTGATTGACACCAGCTACCAGCAGTTTGTCCAAACTGTCGCCGAGGGTCGTTCTTTAGCCGTAGAGACTGTGAGAAGTTTTGCCGATGGCCGGATTTTTACCGGGCAGCAAGCTTTAGAATTGGGAATTGTAGACCGCCTAGGAACAGAAGAAGATGCGCGTCGGTGGACAGCAGAACTAGTCGGTCTTGACCCCGAAAAAACCCCATGCTTTACCCTTGAAGAACCCAAACCTTTGTTAAGTCGGATTCTACCAGGGAGTCGTCAGGTTTCATCAAGATTGAGTGCTGGTGCTGACTGGCTAGAATTTGAAATGTCTACTAGTGGTCTGCCATTGTGGTTATATAGACCATAA
- a CDS encoding DUF3086 domain-containing protein, translating to MNPESSQTPEPIDEWLEQIQPENPTTENPENSSGDSVLEPEATASVVDTEPSNTSIELASLTDEPDPEFPLTTQTTALGLNAESESTNNSLHADAAQRLAQLQETEAALKAEIASLQVTYNTLQTQLSETQTSLGRIVQESLAQLEQRKQALQISVEQLERRQERIRNEMRTTFAGASQDLAIRVQGFKDYLTGSLQDLATAAEQLQLVPEVREREKPTVKEAKPAEPEAITPQFAQQQFQDTAKQVRRLIDQYRNKPDYYGPAWQLRRTFEPVHAERVSNWFFGQGGRGALRTMGSRLQNTLIASAIISILHKLYGDRVRTLVLANTPERLGEWRRGLQDCLGIGRPDFGPDRGVVLFEAPDALAQKADRLVKANQLPLIIIDDSEEQISLGILQFPLWLAFAPDPKTMRNYDDDF from the coding sequence ATGAATCCTGAGTCATCTCAAACTCCAGAACCAATAGATGAGTGGTTGGAGCAAATACAACCAGAAAACCCGACAACAGAAAACCCAGAAAATTCATCTGGAGACTCAGTTCTGGAACCAGAAGCAACTGCTTCCGTAGTTGACACAGAACCCAGCAACACAAGTATAGAATTGGCTAGTTTGACAGATGAACCAGACCCAGAATTTCCTTTAACAACACAGACAACTGCATTAGGATTGAACGCTGAATCAGAATCAACGAATAATTCCTTACACGCAGATGCAGCGCAAAGATTAGCTCAGTTGCAAGAAACTGAAGCTGCACTCAAAGCCGAAATTGCGAGTTTGCAAGTAACCTACAATACGCTGCAAACACAATTAAGTGAAACGCAAACTTCATTGGGGCGTATTGTGCAGGAATCATTAGCACAATTAGAACAACGCAAACAAGCCCTACAAATTTCTGTAGAACAGTTAGAACGCCGTCAAGAACGCATCCGCAACGAAATGCGAACGACTTTTGCAGGTGCATCGCAAGATTTGGCTATTCGTGTGCAAGGTTTTAAAGATTATCTGACTGGTAGCTTACAAGACTTAGCCACCGCCGCCGAGCAGTTACAACTGGTACCAGAAGTTAGAGAACGCGAAAAGCCAACTGTTAAAGAAGCTAAACCCGCAGAACCAGAAGCAATTACACCCCAATTTGCCCAACAGCAATTTCAAGATACAGCCAAGCAAGTCCGCCGCTTGATTGACCAATATCGCAACAAACCAGATTATTATGGCCCGGCTTGGCAATTACGCCGCACCTTTGAACCAGTTCATGCAGAACGTGTCTCGAATTGGTTTTTTGGCCAAGGGGGACGGGGTGCTTTGCGGACGATGGGTAGCCGGTTGCAGAATACTTTGATTGCTTCGGCGATTATTTCGATATTACATAAATTGTATGGCGATCGCGTCCGGACTTTGGTTTTAGCCAACACACCAGAACGCTTGGGTGAATGGCGGCGGGGTTTACAAGACTGTTTGGGTATCGGTCGCCCAGATTTTGGCCCTGACCGAGGAGTTGTATTATTTGAAGCGCCAGATGCTTTAGCCCAAAAAGCCGACCGTTTGGTGAAAGCAAATCAATTACCTTTAATTATCATTGACGATTCCGAAGAACAAATCAGTTTAGGCATACTACAATTTCCTTTGTGGTTAGCCTTTGCTCCTGACCCTAAAACTATGAGAAATTATGATGATGATTTTTAA
- a CDS encoding DUF3119 family protein, translated as MSTTKTGFETVTSSFAPNSTATVELKPSYNIPVVLVLAAIPIVIVQPLVGGAIAVFGLFLLFQTVTLRLQFTATDLDIYRGEKLIRRFPYREWQNWRIFWNSFPVLFYFKEINSIHFLPILFDPNTLKTCLEERCPRI; from the coding sequence ATGTCTACTACCAAAACAGGATTTGAAACAGTGACCAGTTCATTTGCGCCTAATTCTACAGCCACAGTGGAACTCAAACCTAGTTACAATATCCCTGTTGTGTTGGTGCTGGCAGCGATTCCCATTGTAATTGTGCAACCTTTGGTGGGAGGAGCGATCGCAGTTTTTGGCTTGTTTCTTTTGTTTCAAACTGTAACATTACGCTTGCAATTTACTGCCACCGACTTAGATATTTACAGAGGTGAGAAGTTAATTCGGCGTTTTCCCTACCGAGAATGGCAAAACTGGCGGATATTCTGGAATAGCTTTCCAGTTCTGTTTTATTTTAAAGAAATTAACAGTATTCACTTTTTACCAATTTTGTTCGACCCCAACACTTTAAAAACCTGTTTGGAAGAACGCTGTCCCCGTATATAA
- a CDS encoding STAS domain-containing protein produces MTIAQKLQVVLFKPQGSIDLQGGMALSQSMAEVVPQPDQLWVIDLADVDFMDSSGLVPLVKALTTARQCGCRLVICNAKAPVRLILELTQLDSVFEIFNTYEEITNVINQQLLPLAS; encoded by the coding sequence ATGACTATCGCACAAAAATTGCAAGTGGTTTTATTCAAACCCCAAGGGAGCATAGACTTGCAGGGTGGTATGGCTCTTAGCCAGAGCATGGCAGAAGTAGTACCCCAGCCTGATCAACTTTGGGTCATTGACCTCGCAGACGTAGATTTCATGGATAGTTCTGGTTTAGTGCCGTTAGTTAAAGCACTGACAACAGCCCGACAATGTGGTTGTCGATTAGTGATTTGTAATGCCAAAGCGCCTGTAAGGTTAATTTTAGAACTGACCCAGTTGGATTCGGTTTTTGAAATTTTTAACACTTACGAAGAAATAACCAATGTGATTAATCAACAGCTTTTGCCACTAGCAAGCTAA
- a CDS encoding Npun_F5560 family protein: protein MSQTDIPNIQALSQEVSQLRQELQLRDQLVQQLSQELFRLVKGNANFMPQRSESERDLSQLQALREQLQAVEQQVTFYQEQIATRDGEIYQLRQSVQELTDRSRMLEQVVQELPQIYRRKFEERMTPIREKVAILQRENRKLQAELQSVSYRLALKTRHSSHSGIDLPNFPRPTTGQGNVSAVQNA, encoded by the coding sequence GTGAGCCAAACTGACATACCCAACATCCAAGCTCTCTCTCAGGAAGTGTCGCAATTGCGCCAAGAGTTGCAACTGCGAGACCAATTAGTGCAGCAGTTATCTCAAGAACTCTTCCGGCTGGTGAAGGGCAATGCTAATTTTATGCCCCAGCGTTCTGAATCAGAGCGCGATTTAAGTCAGTTGCAAGCGTTACGAGAACAATTACAAGCTGTTGAGCAGCAGGTAACTTTTTATCAAGAGCAAATCGCCACTCGTGATGGCGAGATTTATCAACTGCGCCAGTCTGTCCAAGAGTTAACAGACCGCAGCCGGATGTTGGAGCAGGTAGTACAAGAATTACCTCAAATTTATCGTCGGAAGTTTGAGGAACGGATGACTCCCATCAGAGAAAAAGTTGCTATTTTGCAACGAGAAAATCGCAAACTGCAAGCAGAACTGCAAAGCGTCAGCTATCGTTTGGCGCTGAAAACTCGTCATTCCAGTCACAGCGGTATTGACTTACCGAACTTTCCTCGCCCCACCACAGGACAAGGAAATGTTTCAGCAGTACAAAATGCTTAA
- the glyA gene encoding serine hydroxymethyltransferase, with product MTRTNSDFLASSDPAIAGLINEELQRQRDHLELIASENFTSAAVLAAQGSVLTNKYAEGLPGKRYYGGCEFVDKVEQIAIDRAKQMFGAAHANVQPHSGAQANFAVFLTLLEPGDKIMGMDLSHGGHLTHGSPVNVSGKWFQVSHYGVSKETEQLDYDQIRELALRERPKLLICGYSAYPRIIDFEKFRSIADEVGAYLLADIAHIAGLVASGLHPDPLPYCDVVTTTTHKTLRGPRGGLILTKDAELGKKLDKSVFPGTQGGPLEHVIAAKAVAFGEVLKPEFKTYSAQVIENARALATQLQNRGLKLVSDGTDNHLMLVDLRSIGLTGKQADQLVSGVNITANKNTVPFDPQSPFVTSGLRLGSPAMTTRGLGVAEFTEIGDIIADRLLNPESEAVAADCKRRVAALCDRFPLYPHLQIPVPALA from the coding sequence GTGACTAGGACTAATTCAGATTTTCTTGCATCTTCTGACCCTGCGATCGCCGGATTAATAAATGAAGAACTCCAGCGTCAACGCGACCACCTAGAATTGATTGCGAGTGAAAACTTTACCTCTGCAGCTGTTCTCGCGGCTCAAGGTTCAGTCTTAACTAATAAATATGCTGAAGGACTGCCTGGTAAACGTTATTATGGCGGCTGTGAATTTGTTGATAAAGTCGAGCAGATTGCCATTGACCGCGCTAAACAAATGTTTGGTGCGGCTCATGCTAACGTCCAACCCCATTCCGGCGCTCAAGCAAACTTTGCAGTTTTCCTGACTTTACTCGAACCAGGCGACAAAATCATGGGGATGGATTTGTCTCATGGTGGACACCTGACTCACGGTTCGCCTGTCAACGTTTCGGGTAAGTGGTTCCAAGTCAGCCACTACGGTGTTAGCAAAGAAACAGAACAACTCGACTACGACCAAATTCGAGAGCTGGCGTTAAGGGAGCGTCCCAAGCTCTTGATTTGTGGTTATTCTGCTTATCCCCGGATTATTGACTTTGAAAAATTCCGTAGCATTGCTGATGAAGTTGGTGCTTACTTACTGGCTGATATTGCTCACATCGCTGGTTTAGTGGCTTCTGGCTTACATCCCGACCCCCTTCCTTATTGTGACGTTGTTACAACGACTACTCACAAAACCCTGCGCGGCCCCAGAGGCGGATTAATTTTAACTAAAGACGCAGAACTAGGTAAAAAGCTTGATAAATCAGTTTTCCCCGGAACTCAAGGCGGGCCGTTAGAACACGTCATTGCAGCGAAAGCAGTGGCTTTTGGCGAAGTCTTAAAGCCAGAGTTTAAAACCTATTCTGCACAGGTAATTGAAAATGCACGAGCTTTAGCCACACAACTGCAAAACCGTGGCTTAAAGTTGGTGTCTGACGGCACAGATAACCATTTGATGCTGGTAGATTTACGCTCCATTGGTTTGACAGGCAAACAAGCCGATCAACTGGTGAGTGGTGTAAATATTACTGCTAATAAAAATACCGTACCCTTTGATCCCCAATCGCCCTTTGTTACCAGTGGTTTGAGACTAGGTTCTCCAGCCATGACTACCAGAGGACTGGGTGTAGCAGAGTTTACTGAAATTGGTGATATTATTGCCGATCGCCTACTCAACCCCGAATCAGAAGCAGTCGCAGCTGATTGTAAACGTCGAGTAGCCGCATTGTGCGATCGCTTCCCCCTATATCCCCACCTGCAAATTCCCGTACCAGCACTAGCATAA